One part of the Tunicatimonas pelagia genome encodes these proteins:
- the hisS gene encoding histidine--tRNA ligase yields MSNKPTLPKGTRDFGPRQMAQRTYILDTIRTVFQKFGFQPLETPSLENLSVLTGKYGDEGDQLLFKILDNGNFLAKTTDTDYQQGVSAILPKIAGKGLRYDLTVPFARYVVMNQHEITFPFKRYQIQPVWRADRPQKGRYREFYQCDADVVGTDSLLCEAEIIRMLEEAFGQLGIEKYTINLNHRQILNGLVEVIGAQGKETDLLVAIDKLDKIGKEKVIGELQERGFSDESIQKIAPIFDLEGSTSEKLSTAQEIVRDSETGQRGIAELQEILALAQSLGSTLSHIRFDLTLARGLSYYTGTIFEVKVQDATISSSISGGGRYDNLTGVFGLPGVSGVGISFGVDRIYDVMEDLGLFPTESQTGTQVLVINFDKELQSQVLPVLSQLRSEGIRAEMYPEAVKLKKQFGYADKKGIPYALVIGTNELESGEYSLKNFRNGEQQSLSLEAIIEHLRVTPNRADR; encoded by the coding sequence ATGAGTAATAAACCAACCTTACCCAAAGGAACCCGTGACTTTGGCCCTCGGCAGATGGCCCAACGAACCTATATCTTAGATACGATTCGTACTGTTTTCCAAAAATTTGGCTTTCAACCGCTAGAAACACCCAGCTTAGAAAACCTTTCGGTACTCACTGGAAAATACGGCGATGAAGGCGATCAACTGCTATTTAAGATTTTAGACAATGGTAATTTTCTAGCAAAGACAACGGATACTGACTATCAGCAGGGTGTTTCGGCTATCTTACCGAAAATTGCGGGCAAAGGCCTTCGCTACGATCTCACCGTTCCATTTGCCCGCTACGTGGTGATGAACCAGCACGAGATTACCTTTCCGTTTAAGCGCTATCAAATTCAACCCGTTTGGCGGGCAGATCGTCCGCAAAAAGGCCGCTACCGCGAATTTTACCAATGCGATGCCGATGTGGTAGGCACCGATTCTTTACTGTGTGAAGCGGAAATTATCCGAATGCTGGAAGAAGCTTTCGGTCAGCTTGGTATTGAGAAATATACCATCAACTTAAACCATCGGCAGATTCTGAACGGGCTGGTAGAAGTCATCGGTGCCCAAGGCAAAGAAACAGATCTACTGGTAGCGATTGACAAATTAGATAAAATTGGAAAAGAAAAAGTAATTGGCGAATTACAGGAGCGAGGTTTCTCCGACGAATCAATCCAAAAAATCGCACCAATCTTTGACCTGGAAGGCAGCACTTCAGAAAAGCTGAGTACTGCCCAAGAAATTGTGCGTGACTCTGAAACCGGACAGCGGGGCATTGCTGAGCTCCAGGAAATACTAGCACTGGCTCAGTCGCTTGGTTCTACGCTAAGCCACATTCGGTTTGACCTGACGCTGGCGCGGGGTCTGTCGTACTACACTGGAACCATCTTCGAAGTTAAAGTACAGGATGCTACGATCAGTAGCAGCATCAGCGGCGGTGGCCGTTATGATAATCTGACGGGAGTATTTGGTTTGCCCGGCGTATCGGGTGTGGGTATTTCTTTCGGGGTAGATCGCATCTACGATGTAATGGAAGACTTGGGGCTGTTTCCTACCGAGAGTCAGACCGGTACGCAGGTGTTAGTCATTAATTTCGACAAAGAACTGCAATCGCAAGTACTTCCGGTACTATCTCAACTGCGTAGCGAAGGTATTCGGGCTGAAATGTATCCTGAGGCGGTGAAGCTAAAGAAACAGTTTGGCTACGCCGACAAAAAAGGCATTCCCTACGCCTTGGTTATCGGTACCAACGAGCTAGAGAGTGGCGAGTATAGTCTGAAAAATTTTAGAAACGGAGAACAACAGTCTCTGTCGCTAGAAGCTATTATTGAGCACCTTCGGGTCACGCCTAACCGAGCTGACCGTTAG